One Littorina saxatilis isolate snail1 linkage group LG10, US_GU_Lsax_2.0, whole genome shotgun sequence DNA window includes the following coding sequences:
- the LOC138979041 gene encoding golgin subfamily A member 6-like protein 25 encodes MVVLTRVSPVTVGLCIVVCLMAASAGRKEKYKKESEGSSEEEQDNNGGGFEVKVCSSGCIQQLEQSVTNQRGQLQTITTDIGAAQLANQEQDAKLQAANDRIENQDAKLQAANDLIENQDAKLQTANDRIDNQDAKLQAANDLIENQDVKLQTANDRIENQDAKLQAANDRIENQDVKLQAANDRIENQDAKLQAANDLIYKLFAYHGIYPG; translated from the exons ATGGTCGTCTTGACTCGTGTGAGCCCTGTGACTGTGGGTCTGTGTATCGTGGTCTGCCTGATGGCCGCCTCTGCTGGGAGAAAGGAGAAGTAcaagaaagagagtgaggggagTAGCGAGGAGGAGCAAGATAATAATGGAG GAGGCTTCGAGGTCAAGGTTTGCTCTAGCGGCTGTATACAGCAACTGGAACAGAGCGTGACCAATCAGAGAGGACAACTGCAGACCATCACGACAGACATAGGCGCTGCGCAACTAGCCAACCAGGAGCAGGACGCCAAACTGCAGGCCGCCAACGATCGCATTGAGAACCAGGACGCCAAACTACAGGCCGCCAACGATCTCATTGAGAACCAGGACGCCAAACTACAGACCGCCAACGATCGCATTGACAACCAGGACGCCAAACTACAGGCCGCCAACGATCTCATTGAGAACCAGGACGTCAAACTACAGACCGCCAACGATCGCATTGAGAACCAGGACGCCAAACTGCAGGCCGCCAACGATCGCATTGAGAACCAGGACGTCAAACTACAGGCCGCCAACGATCGCATTGAGAACCAGGACGCCAAACTACAGGCCGCCAACGATCTCATCTACAAACTGTTCGCATATCATGGAATTTACCCAGGTTAG